A region from the Pseudomonas promysalinigenes genome encodes:
- a CDS encoding substrate-binding periplasmic protein — protein MRYAVRLLCIMLLACLSPLALAERLRLVSDDWAPYVYLEQGQAKGIDYEVTTQVFRRLGVEVDWQFMPWKRCLAMVEQGLTDGVMDIFRVESREAFLVYPEEPMSHVEFVLFQDRNRPHAVTHLGDLAGLSVGISSGYTYGKAFSESSAFKRESAPTHEANFGKLIRARVDLVVTDRLVGRYLRRQLGLEQQVEELPLVISRQAQYLGLTRTPEHQLLAQAFTEELRRFKQERAYTAIIERYTGGSASPSDAVEQHEHSMPR, from the coding sequence ATGCGCTACGCTGTCCGATTGCTGTGCATAATGCTGCTCGCCTGCCTGAGCCCTTTGGCGCTGGCCGAACGGCTGCGCCTGGTCAGCGACGACTGGGCGCCCTATGTGTATCTCGAGCAGGGCCAGGCCAAAGGCATCGATTACGAAGTCACTACGCAGGTGTTCCGCCGGCTGGGTGTCGAAGTGGACTGGCAGTTCATGCCTTGGAAGCGCTGCCTGGCGATGGTGGAACAGGGCTTGACCGACGGCGTGATGGATATCTTCCGGGTTGAGTCACGTGAGGCTTTTTTGGTCTACCCCGAAGAACCTATGTCCCATGTCGAATTCGTGCTGTTCCAAGACCGAAACCGCCCCCATGCAGTCACCCACCTCGGTGACCTGGCGGGCCTTAGCGTTGGTATCTCGTCGGGCTACACCTACGGCAAAGCCTTCAGCGAGTCTTCGGCGTTCAAACGCGAATCCGCGCCAACCCATGAAGCCAATTTCGGCAAGCTCATACGCGCGCGCGTAGACCTGGTGGTCACTGATCGCTTGGTTGGGCGCTATCTGCGCCGTCAACTTGGCCTGGAACAGCAGGTGGAGGAATTGCCCCTGGTGATAAGCCGTCAGGCTCAGTACCTGGGTTTGACCCGAACCCCGGAGCACCAATTATTGGCTCAGGCATTCACCGAAGAATTACGCCGTTTCAAGCAGGAGCGCGCCTATACGGCGATTATCGAGCGTTATACCGGCGGCTCCGCAAGCCCGTCTGACGCCGTTGAGCAGCACGAACACAGCATGCCGCGTTAG
- a CDS encoding DEAD/DEAH box helicase, translated as MSFASLGLSEALVRAIEAAGYTQPTPVQQRAIPAVLQGRDLMVAAQTGTGKTGGFALPILERLFPAGHPDKSQRHGPRQPRVLVLTPTRELAAQVHDSFKVYARDLPLVSACIFGGVGMNPQIQAIAKGVDVLVACPGRLLDLAGQGKVDLAHVEILVLDEADRMLDMGFIHDVKKVLARLPAKRQNLLFSATFSKDITDLADKLLHNPERIEVTPPNTTVERIEQRVYRLPASHKRALLAHLITLGAWEQVLVFTRTKHGANRLAEYLEKHGLTAAAIHGNKSQNARTKALADFKANSVRVLVATDIAARGLDIDQLPHVVNFELPNVEEDYVHRIGRTGRAGRSGEAISMVAPDEEKLLKSIERVTKQRIPDGDLMGFDASQVEAEKPEARERQQNSGRGGRNQQARGDGGKDANGGRKDKGKDKGKAKQQAADKPADKEKSGDRQPRKPRDKKPRQQQQASATPVPKVPADRDPEEFLDDEIDNFGNRADYVSPYQNGKGQGRNRRPGGAAQGTGQSQGSQRGNNGTGQARNNGGQGRNAGGQGRNGSADKRPRNNNAGGGRRDGNGGGRNRSAGREDASRQEPAVRSTREQHQPVIIRKESKLDRYPTPEQLDDLPSRPRSERPALLTRKG; from the coding sequence ATGTCCTTTGCTTCCCTCGGTCTCTCCGAGGCACTTGTCCGCGCTATCGAGGCAGCGGGCTACACCCAGCCGACCCCGGTGCAACAGCGGGCCATTCCCGCCGTGTTGCAGGGCCGCGACCTGATGGTTGCCGCTCAGACTGGTACTGGTAAAACCGGCGGTTTCGCCTTGCCGATCCTCGAGCGTCTGTTCCCGGCCGGCCACCCCGACAAATCCCAGCGTCACGGCCCGCGTCAACCGCGCGTATTGGTCCTGACGCCGACCCGCGAACTGGCTGCGCAGGTACACGACAGCTTCAAGGTGTACGCTCGCGACCTGCCACTGGTCAGCGCCTGCATCTTCGGCGGCGTCGGCATGAACCCGCAGATCCAAGCCATTGCCAAGGGCGTGGACGTGCTGGTCGCCTGCCCGGGGCGCCTGCTCGACCTGGCCGGTCAGGGCAAGGTGGACCTGGCGCATGTGGAAATCCTGGTGCTGGACGAAGCCGACCGTATGCTCGACATGGGCTTTATCCATGACGTGAAGAAGGTCCTCGCCCGGTTGCCGGCCAAACGCCAGAACCTGCTGTTCTCGGCGACCTTCTCCAAAGACATCACCGACCTGGCCGACAAGCTCCTGCACAACCCGGAGCGCATCGAAGTCACACCGCCAAACACCACCGTCGAGCGCATCGAGCAGCGCGTCTATCGCCTGCCAGCCAGCCACAAGCGCGCCCTGTTGGCCCACCTGATCACGCTGGGTGCCTGGGAGCAGGTCCTGGTGTTCACCCGCACCAAGCATGGCGCCAACCGCCTGGCCGAGTATCTGGAAAAGCACGGCCTGACCGCCGCCGCGATCCACGGCAACAAGAGCCAGAACGCCCGCACCAAAGCGCTGGCCGACTTCAAGGCCAATAGTGTGCGGGTGCTGGTAGCCACCGACATTGCCGCCCGCGGCCTGGACATCGACCAACTGCCCCATGTGGTCAACTTCGAGCTGCCCAACGTCGAGGAAGATTACGTGCACCGCATTGGCCGGACTGGCCGTGCCGGGCGTTCGGGCGAGGCCATTTCCATGGTCGCGCCAGATGAAGAGAAGCTGCTCAAAAGCATCGAGCGGGTCACCAAGCAGAGGATCCCCGATGGCGATCTGATGGGCTTCGATGCCAGCCAAGTAGAGGCCGAAAAGCCAGAGGCGCGTGAGCGCCAGCAGAACAGCGGCCGCGGCGGGCGCAATCAACAAGCCCGTGGAGACGGCGGCAAAGACGCCAACGGTGGCCGCAAGGACAAGGGCAAGGACAAAGGCAAGGCCAAGCAGCAGGCAGCGGACAAGCCTGCCGACAAGGAAAAGTCTGGCGACAGACAACCACGCAAGCCACGTGACAAGAAGCCGCGCCAGCAGCAACAGGCAAGCGCTACCCCGGTCCCGAAAGTCCCGGCCGACCGTGATCCGGAAGAGTTTCTGGACGACGAGATCGACAATTTCGGTAACCGTGCCGATTACGTAAGCCCATACCAGAACGGCAAAGGTCAAGGTCGCAACCGCCGCCCAGGTGGTGCCGCTCAAGGCACGGGCCAGAGCCAAGGCAGCCAGCGCGGCAACAATGGCACTGGCCAGGCACGTAATAATGGTGGCCAGGGCCGCAATGCCGGCGGGCAGGGTCGTAACGGCAGCGCTGACAAGCGCCCACGTAACAACAATGCCGGTGGTGGTCGTCGCGACGGCAATGGCGGTGGTCGTAACCGTTCGGCAGGCCGTGAGGATGCATCGCGCCAGGAGCCGGCGGTACGTAGTACCCGCGAGCAGCACCAGCCGGTGATCATTCGCAAGGAATCCAAGCTCGATCGTTACCCTACGCCCGAGCAACTGGACGACCTGCCAAGCCGCCCTCGAAGTGAGCGACCAGCGCTGCTGACCCGCAAGGGCTGA
- a CDS encoding YceI family protein, whose protein sequence is MLKKTFAALALGTALFTAGQAMAAEYKIDKEGQHAFVDWKISHLGYSFIHGTFKDFSGDFTWDSAKPEASKISVDLKTASVWSNHAERDKHIASKDFLDVSKYPDAKFVSTSVKSTGDKTADVTGDLTLHGVTKPVTFKATFNGEGKDPWGGERAGFNATTTLNLNDFGIKGPGPTSQTLDLDISVEGVKQK, encoded by the coding sequence ATGTTGAAAAAGACTTTTGCCGCTCTGGCGCTCGGTACCGCACTGTTCACCGCTGGCCAGGCTATGGCCGCCGAGTACAAGATCGACAAGGAAGGCCAACACGCGTTCGTCGACTGGAAGATCAGCCACTTGGGCTACAGCTTCATTCACGGCACCTTCAAGGACTTCAGCGGCGACTTCACCTGGGACAGCGCCAAGCCTGAAGCCAGCAAGATCAGCGTCGACCTGAAAACTGCCAGCGTCTGGTCCAACCATGCCGAGCGCGACAAGCACATCGCCAGCAAGGACTTCCTGGACGTCAGCAAGTACCCGGATGCCAAGTTCGTATCCACCAGTGTCAAATCGACCGGTGACAAAACCGCCGATGTGACTGGCGATCTTACCCTGCATGGTGTGACCAAGCCGGTTACCTTCAAGGCCACCTTCAACGGTGAAGGCAAAGACCCATGGGGCGGCGAGCGCGCTGGCTTCAACGCCACCACCACCCTGAACCTGAACGACTTTGGCATCAAGGGCCCAGGCCCGACTTCGCAGACCCTGGACCTGGACATCAGTGTCGAAGGTGTGAAGCAGAAGTAA
- a CDS encoding cytochrome b: protein MQLRNSPSRYGVVSIVLHWGVALAVFGLFGLGLWMVELDYYDPWRKAGPDLHKSIGLVLLGVMLVRVVWRFISPPPPAPANHGALTRVAAKLGHLALYIGLFAVMTAGYLISTADGVGIPVFGLFEVPALVSDLPDQADLAGVIHLWLAWGLVIFAVLHGLAALKHHFIDRDATLTRMLGRKA, encoded by the coding sequence ATGCAACTGCGCAACTCACCTTCTCGCTATGGCGTAGTCAGCATCGTCCTGCACTGGGGCGTTGCATTGGCAGTCTTTGGCCTGTTCGGCCTGGGCCTGTGGATGGTCGAGCTCGACTACTACGATCCTTGGCGCAAGGCCGGCCCCGATTTGCACAAAAGCATCGGCCTGGTCTTGCTGGGGGTGATGTTGGTGCGTGTAGTCTGGCGTTTCATCAGCCCGCCGCCACCGGCGCCAGCGAACCATGGGGCACTCACCCGCGTAGCTGCCAAGTTGGGGCACCTGGCGTTGTATATCGGGCTGTTCGCGGTCATGACCGCGGGCTACCTGATTTCCACCGCTGACGGCGTAGGCATTCCAGTGTTTGGGTTGTTCGAGGTGCCGGCTTTGGTCAGCGACCTACCGGACCAAGCCGACCTGGCCGGGGTGATTCACCTGTGGTTGGCCTGGGGCTTGGTGATCTTCGCCGTATTGCATGGCTTGGCCGCTTTGAAGCACCATTTCATCGACCGTGACGCGACCCTGACCCGTATGCTGGGCCGCAAAGCTTGA
- a CDS encoding flavin monoamine oxidase family protein: protein MAAAWVRLCALVLIGASSGAALAKDKTPSAIVVGGGLAGLTAAYELQDKGWQVTVLEAKAGMGGRSGLATSEWIGNAKAQPVLNQYLDRFKLQTLPAPEFVRTPSYLIDGEYFSSTDLATKQPATAEAIKRYEKTLDDLARSIDDPLNPQATSTLFALDQINVSSWLDKLQLPATARQLINQQIRTRYDEPSRLSLLYFAQQNRVYRGVSDRDLRASRLPGGSPVLAQAFVKQLKTIKTNSPVTAIVQDKDGVTVKVGGADYKADYLVMAVPLRALAKIQITPGLDAQHMAAIKGTNYGWRDQLMLKFKQPVWESRARMSGEIFSNAGLGMLWVEPALKGGANVVINLSGDNARLLQAFGDKQMVDQVLIRLHAFYPQARGAFTGYEVKRYSVDAGTGGAYLAYGPGQISKYWRLWERPVQRIAFAGEHTDALYPGTLEGALRSGQRAASQVQDLLAGKSFDPAKAATVAAAATAGAAATKKDSGGFFSRLFGGDDKPETKTPPAAKATDTAPAQAPTPATAAPVPAAAAPAAVAKEEPAKPAAAKPAAKKPAPAKHAPAHKPAAKQAHKATEPKKAAAKSAPAKKPANGNQAKAN from the coding sequence ATGGCTGCTGCTTGGGTGCGCCTGTGCGCATTGGTATTGATCGGTGCGTCCAGCGGGGCCGCACTGGCGAAAGACAAAACACCGTCAGCAATCGTGGTAGGTGGCGGCCTGGCAGGCCTGACCGCAGCTTACGAACTGCAGGACAAAGGCTGGCAGGTGACTGTGCTGGAAGCCAAAGCGGGCATGGGCGGGCGCTCGGGCCTGGCCACCAGCGAGTGGATCGGCAATGCCAAGGCGCAGCCGGTGCTCAACCAGTACCTGGACCGCTTCAAGCTGCAAACCTTGCCGGCACCAGAGTTCGTACGCACGCCCAGCTACCTGATCGACGGCGAATACTTCAGTAGCACCGACCTTGCCACCAAGCAGCCGGCCACGGCAGAGGCGATCAAGCGCTACGAGAAAACCCTCGATGACCTGGCACGCTCGATCGACGATCCGTTGAACCCGCAAGCGACCAGTACCCTGTTTGCGCTCGACCAGATCAACGTGTCCAGCTGGCTCGACAAGCTGCAATTGCCAGCTACCGCACGTCAATTGATCAACCAGCAGATTCGCACCCGTTACGATGAGCCGTCGCGTTTGTCGCTGCTTTATTTTGCCCAGCAAAACCGTGTCTACCGTGGCGTCAGCGACCGTGACCTGCGCGCTTCGCGGCTGCCTGGCGGTAGCCCGGTGCTGGCTCAGGCCTTCGTCAAGCAGCTCAAGACCATCAAGACCAATTCCCCAGTGACCGCGATCGTGCAGGACAAGGACGGTGTCACGGTCAAGGTTGGTGGCGCCGACTACAAGGCCGATTACCTGGTGATGGCCGTGCCGCTGCGGGCCTTGGCCAAGATCCAGATCACCCCTGGCCTGGATGCTCAGCACATGGCCGCGATCAAAGGCACCAACTACGGCTGGCGCGACCAGCTGATGCTCAAGTTCAAGCAGCCCGTATGGGAAAGCCGTGCACGCATGTCGGGCGAGATCTTCAGTAACGCTGGCCTGGGCATGCTGTGGGTCGAGCCGGCGCTCAAAGGCGGCGCTAATGTGGTGATCAACCTGTCGGGTGACAATGCCCGTCTGTTGCAAGCATTTGGCGACAAGCAAATGGTCGATCAGGTCCTGATTCGCCTGCACGCGTTCTATCCCCAGGCCCGTGGCGCTTTCACCGGCTACGAGGTCAAGCGTTACAGCGTCGACGCGGGCACAGGTGGCGCTTACCTGGCTTACGGCCCAGGTCAGATCAGCAAATACTGGCGCCTGTGGGAGCGCCCGGTGCAGCGCATCGCTTTTGCGGGTGAGCACACCGATGCGCTCTACCCTGGCACCCTTGAGGGGGCGTTGCGCAGCGGCCAGCGGGCTGCCAGCCAGGTGCAGGACCTGCTTGCCGGCAAGTCGTTCGACCCCGCCAAGGCGGCCACCGTGGCAGCCGCAGCGACAGCGGGCGCGGCTGCGACGAAAAAGGACAGTGGCGGGTTCTTCTCGCGCCTGTTCGGCGGTGATGACAAGCCTGAGACGAAAACGCCCCCGGCTGCCAAGGCGACCGATACCGCACCGGCCCAGGCTCCAACTCCTGCTACCGCTGCCCCTGTGCCCGCCGCTGCTGCGCCCGCTGCAGTAGCCAAAGAAGAGCCGGCCAAGCCTGCGGCCGCCAAACCTGCGGCCAAGAAGCCTGCACCGGCTAAGCACGCCCCTGCACACAAGCCTGCTGCCAAGCAGGCGCACAAGGCGACCGAGCCAAAAAAGGCAGCGGCCAAATCCGCTCCAGCGAAAAAGCCGGCAAATGGTAATCAGGCCAAAGCCAACTGA